A genomic window from Onychostoma macrolepis isolate SWU-2019 chromosome 22, ASM1243209v1, whole genome shotgun sequence includes:
- the LOC131529781 gene encoding uncharacterized protein LOC131529781, whose protein sequence is MTSYCIQIVRPVKQLLVCVSGVSAKEELSVKEGESVTLDSGVIKNPNDLMAWHFNETLIAVITGSQSKICIDYQCVLRFSSRLKVDHQTGSLTIMNIRTTDSGLYKLQRSSGIIKSFRVTVIGVSDFHVNGVNLNEGDLVTLHTDAETDQQAKIRWYYEDIRIAEISGDLSDICTDVQCNNGTERFRDRLKVDHQTGSLTITDTRTTDSGLYELQIINRNNSNSTKLFSIIVSDVPAGIKRKSVNEGESVTLSTSVIKYPNDVMMWYFNDTLIAEVTGYQSKICTDDQCNRFRDRLKVNYMPGSLTITKTRTTDSGLYYLHMSSRTVRISIIRSFSVTVTDPGLSFFALFGICGVFMGSAVIVCFCCWKCLSKKPATGSSARYYTTEYDI, encoded by the exons ATGACGTCATACTGCATCCAAATTGTGCGTCCAGTAAAGCAGTTGTTGGTTTGTGTTTCAGGTGTTTCTGCCAAAGAGGAATTGTCAGTGAAAGAGGGAGAATCTGTCACTTTAGATTCTGGTGTAATAAAAAACCCAAATGATCTGATGGCATGGCATTTTAATGAAACTTTAATTGCTGTAATCACTGGAAGTCAGAGTAAGATCTGTATAGACTATCAGTGTGTCTTGAGATTTAGCAGCAGACTGAAGgtggatcatcagactggatctctgaccatcatgaacattagaaccacagactctggactttataaaCTACAGAGAAGCAGTGGCATCATAAAGAGCTTCAGGGTTACTGTCATTG GTGTTTCTGATTTTCATGTAAATGGAGTGAATCTGAACGAGGGAGATTTAGTCACTCTGCATACTGATGCTGAAACAGACCAACAAGCAAAGATTAGATGGTATTATGAAGACATTCGTATAGCTGAGATCAGTGGAGATCTCAGTGATATCtgtacagatgttcagtgtAATAATGGcactgagagattcagagacagactgaaggtagatcatcagactggatctctgaccatcacagacaccagaaccacagactctggactttatgaACTACAGATCATAAACAGAAACAACAGCAACAGTACAAAGTTATTTAGTATCATTGTCAGTG ATGTTCCTGCTGGAATAAAGAGAAAGTCTGTGAATGAGGGAGAATCTGTCACTTTATCTACTAGTGTGATAAAATACCCAAATGATGTGATGATGTGGTATTTTAATGACACGCTTATCGCTGAAGTCACTGGATATCAAAGTAAGATCTGTACAGATGATCAGTGTAacagattcagagacagactgaaggtGAACTATATGCCTGGATCACTGACCATCACTAAgaccagaaccacagactctggactttattatttacatatgaGCAGCAGGACCGTCAGGATCAGCATCATTAGGAGTTTcagtgttactgtcactg ATCCAGGTCTGTCTTTCTTTGCTTTATTTGGAATATGTGGTGTTTTTATGGGGTCAGCTGtcattgtgtgtttttgctgttGGAAATGCTTAAGTAAGAAACCG GCAACAGGAAGCAGTGCAAGATACTATACCACTGAAtatgatatttga